The following DNA comes from Candidatus Methylomirabilis tolerans.
CGAGGATCTTCTGGGTATGGTTACGAGCGGTAGTGGTGCTAATATGAAGCTGTTTCGCGATCTCCTTGGCGCTCTCACCGTGGGCGATGAATCGAAGGACCTGCTGCTCCCGGGGCGTTAACACTTTCAAGGGAGAGGCGCTCTCCGGAGCGCTCATCCTGCTCCCATCCGGAAGGTCTCCCTCACTTCCCAACAGCGATTGCACCTTGCCGAGGAGGATTTCGGTCTCCACCTGCCGGGTCACGTCGTGAAAGATATGCACCATGGTGAAGAGGCTCGGCGCGCCGCCGGGGACGACGATGGTGCTGACATGGAGCCAGAGGGGGCGCCCCACCTTGGTGTGGATCATGATCTCACGTCCCTCGACCGGCTCTTCATTCCTGGCCGAGGTAATTGGGGAGCAGTCAGATCCACATAGTCGGCAGCCTGCCCGGTTTTTTACAGACCAGACATCAGAACAGGGTCGTCCTATCACCTCTGCGGCCGTGTACCCCACAAGGCGCTCAGCCGCTCCGTTCCACAGGGTAATCATGTGGTCCTGATCGACGCCGAGAGCTCCATCGGCCGTGTTGGCAAAGATCTCCGTGAGCGAACTCGTCATCAGATATGCTGTATCCATTGTCTGTGCCATGCAGTGCGTGAATATTGAACCAGGGAGTATACTCGTAGAAGATACCGGAACCCGTCGAAAAAATCAAGGAGACAGCAGACCCCTAAGAACAGCGATGGAAAGTCATCATTACGAACGAAGTGAGGCGATCTGACCCGGAGGATCATCCCGAGCAGAGCGAGGGATCTCAGGGGGATTGCCACGCACCCTTGGGTGCTCGCAAGGACGCGAAGAATCGAGCGATTACGAAGTCTGTGGTGGCAGCCCCTGTTGTTCCTCTTGGTCGTTTGCCATAGGCTCCTCACGTATCTGATCGGGCCGAAGGTCGGAGAGATCCATCGCCGAATGTTCTGCGACCTCCTCTTCAGAGGGACCAAGCGGTGTCAATCTCTGGAAATCTAATGAGACGCGGCCCACTTCCAGCTTGCTTGAATTCTCGACGGCCTTTTGAGCTTCACGCTTCGTGATCCGCCCGAGGAGCAGCCCGAGCAGAAACGCGATAAGGATGATCCCGATAAACTGAAGTACCGGCATTGAAACTGATGAGACCATCAGGAAGTCAATGAAGGCAGAAACCAGATCTAGTGCGCTTCCAATTATCGCCAACATGTTGTCCCGCGCAAGGATCAGGTCGTTTCGACTGCAGTATCGAGGTGTGTGGCGCTAGGGCGGAGAAGGCCGCTACCTACTCTTGATCACCAGCGCCGACTGTACTTCCCTGACGCCAGACACTTCTCTGGACAGGGCAATCGCTCGATCAACTTGGGCCTGAGAGTTGACAAACCCGGCCAGGATCACCCGACCGCGGAAGGTCTCCACCGAAATTGCGAAGCCACTGATTGTGGGGTCGCCAAGCAGTTTCGCCTTGATCTTGGCGGTGACAGCCGTGTCGTCGAGATACTCCCCGGTGCTCTCGCGGGTGGCCGTGGGAGCGCAAGCCTGAAGCAAGGGAAAAACAGCGGTAGTAAGAACAGCAATGAACACTATACTGGTTCGGCTAGGCAGATGCATCAGTGCCTCCTTCAGCTATTCGATCCGCCATCAAGGACGCCTGCGAGCTTCGAGATACGGGATCACTATATCAGAAATGTCTGGGGGGAAGAAGCGGTTTGTGCTATCATGCAACTCACTTCCAGGAGGAATCATGCCCCGGTATACGACCTTTCGTCCATTTTTGGGATTGACCATCGGCGACCCGGCAGGGATCGGTCCGGAAATCGTAGCCAAGGCCGTAACGCAGGAGGAGGTACGGGCAGCCTGCCGTCTACTGATCATCGGCGAGGCTGAAATCATGCGACGGGCCATCAGACTTTGTCGCCTTGACCTCCTCGTTCGATCCATCGCCTCCCCGGCTGAGGTCACAGCAGACCCGGGCTGTCTTGAGGTGCTGGACCTGAAGAATGTTGATACCGCGAACTGTCCACCAGGCGTCCTTGCTCCCCACTGCGGCAGAGCGGCAGTGGAGTATCTCAACAAGGCGATCGATCTTGCGATAGCGCGTGAACTGGACGGAGTCGTAACCGGCCCCCTGAACAAAGAGGCGATGGCCCTGGCAGGGTTCAAGTACGATGGCCAAACGGAGCTGTTCGCCGAGCGGACCGACACCAAGGAATACGCGATGCTGTTGGTCGTCGGGCGGATGCGGGTTCTCCATGTCTCGACCCACACCTCGTTACGAACCGTCTGTGACAAGGTGAAACAGGCCAGAGTCCTGACCGTCATTCGCCTAGCTTCTCAGGTTCTCTGCGATCTCGGATCACGGAAGAAGCGAATCGGCGTCGCCGGCCTCAACCCCCACGCTGGTGAGAGCGGTCGGTTCGGCCGGGAGGAGATAGAAGAGATCATGCCGGCGGTCGAGGCCGCCAAGTCCGAAGGAATCAGAGTAAGCGGCCCCTTCCCTCCTGACACTCTGTTCCATCGGCTCAAGCTCGGTGAATTCGACGCCGTCGTCGCTATGTACCACGATCAGGGCCATGTCCCGCTCAAGCTGATCGGGTTCCATCGAGGGGTCAATGTCACCGTAGGTCTTCCCATTATCCGCACCTCAGTAGATCATGGTACCGCCTTCGACATCGCGGGGACAGGGACCGCGAATCCTCGCAGTCTGGTGGAAGCAATCCTGTTGGCCACAAAGTTCGCCCATCGCCGACACAAGACGGCTCGCACCCTCGACGTGTAAGTGGGGGGCAATACCGCTTTGCCGGTTACCGCACGCCAGGGTGTCTCGGTGGCCTGCCTGGGTCCGACTTCCTCATCCCCATGCCACCCATCATCGCTTCGTGGCCCAATCGCTCGAGCTTCTCCACCTGCTCCCGCGTCAGTACCGCCCTTCCGGCCTCAATCGTCCTGATACGACCCACGCGAAGCTCCGCCTGCAGCATCGCACTTTTCTTCGCCAGCGCCTCCACCTTGACCACATCCACCTTGTCCTGCTCCAGCAGGCCGTTCAACTCCAGCTCTGCTACATCGATCTCCGCAGTCCGCTTGATCGACTCCTTCTCGAAGTTGGCTCGAAGCTCCCTGAGTGTACGCTCCTGATCTGCGGTGAGCCCTAACTGGTCTTGCCACATCAACATCTGGCTGATGAGCGGTCCTTCATGGCCACCCCGCCTATAGAACGAAGGGCCTATCCCCATACCCCACATCATCTCATAGATCCCGCGCATCATTTCTGGAGTCATCCGGTACCCCATCATCCCCGGTCCACCCGCACCCTCCTCGGCCAACGCAACCTGGTTCCACATTTGTGGAATCGCCGACCCCAGCACACCCATTAGAACCAACACGGCTGTCACGATTGCTCGCATAGCGACTTTCTCCTTCTCAAATGGTTTCTACGGTTTTTGCGGATCCATGTCCGCTGGGACAGCCCAACGCCTGATTGCAACGTTCTTCCCTTCGACACCCAACGGCGGGACAAGGTTTAGCGCGAGCGGACCGGGCCGCCGAAAGCCTCAGCAGCCTCATGATAGAGAGCCTCCGGGCACTCCTGATATCGTTGGGAAAAATGAAACACTACCAGCTCCTTCACGTTGGCCTCGCGGGCAAGCAGTCCGGCCTGCCGCGCCGTCAAGTGGTGCCGCTCGGTCGCGCAATCCCGGTCCTGCTCCAGATACATCGCTTCGCAAAACAGGACATCCGCGTCATGAGCAAGAGCGACGATCTTCTGGCGATTCTCGTCGGAGTATCCCGTGTCAGTGACATAGACCAACCTCTGGCCGTTCGTGATAGTCACGATCTTGTCTCTCAGGTCACCGAACGGCAACTCCCGGAATGCCTCGCCAGTTTCATCCCCGCATGGGGTGCGGATCACGGTGTCGTCCGGCGTATCAGTGCGGACCAACCGCTTGAACTCGGTCAGCCAGGGCCCGGTCAAGAGACCGAGGCGCTTCAGCCGTTCGGGATCGATATTGATCCGCTGCGCTTCGACCAGGGCAAAAGCGAGACACGGGATCTTGTGATCGAGGTGTACCGCCTCGACCCGGAACAACGGATCGTCAACCAGCACACCGGTAAACGGTAAAGATGGCGGCAGATCGATCCGCTCGAAGCGAGCGCCACATGGAAAGCGGGCTGCGGTAATCTTGTCCGAACTTATCTCGTAGACGTCGAATGCGAGGGTGTACCCCTCAACCAAGTTCCAGATATAGCCGGAGAGCTTCCCTTCGACGTTCGAGATGAGGCCCGGCGGTCCGAAGAGGCGGATCGTGTGATCGCGACCGAGGACGATCCGCAGCAAATGATCGAAACCGATGAAGTGATCGATATGGGTGTGAGAGACAAAGATGTCGGTGACCTTCAGCAGCTCGGCAGATGGCTGTGTCGTCAGGTCACCGAGGTCCAACAGAAGGGCGCGCCGTTCCCACCTGAGCCTCACATAGAGCCCGGGATCGCCGAACACCCCATTGAGGAGCCTTGACTGAAAAAGATTGGTCATTCCAAGTCACGCCAAGCCAAGCCTACTGTCCCTTCACTAACTTCTGCCATTCACAGATTAGCCAGCTCAACAAGATGTACGTGGCTATCGTCATACTCCTTTTTAAGACGTAAAGTCCTTCTTGGACCGTATCACCCCACCAAGAAGGGGTCAAGCAGATTGACCTTCGATCAAACTCTCTTCAAAAAACCAGATCATCCTTCCCAAAGAAGCGCGCGAGGCAATGAGGGTCAAGGGAGGGGATGAGATCGTGGTGGTCGTCAAAGGAGGGATTACCCTCCTGTTGCCCAAGCCCAAGAGCTATACAAACGCCCTTACAGGAAAGGGGCGAGGGCTCTACCCTTCCGATTATTTGACAAAGGAACGCTGCGCGTGGTGAGCGCTCAGCGCATCGAGGGCTTCCTGCGAAGACACCCCGTAATTGGGCTGGATTCAAATCTGCTGATCTACCTTATCGAGGAACACCCGGAGTACCATCGATTAGCCGTGAAGATCTTCGGATCAATTGAAACGGGACGCAACACCGGGGTCTGCTCCACACTCTCTCTTCTTGAGGTCCTGGTCCAACCCTACCGGGAGAGCAATGACGAACTCGCCAATCAGTTCTATGCCCTCCTCACGACCTGCCCTCACCTCCAATGGATCGAATTATCGATCAGAATCGCCGACTTGGTCGCGCCAAATACCAACTGAAAACACCCGATGCCATGCTGACAGCAACCTCCATCGAGGCGGGCGCCACCGGTTTCATAGGGAACGACAGCCAGCTCAAACGGATTTCTGAGTTGGATATTCTGATTTTAAGCGGCGATTAGAACCGGACAGGGCGAGCCCCCGTCATCGGCCGATGTCAAGCATGACCTGAATCAGCCGGTCTCCAAGCACAAAGCGACAGGCGCGGGGAAAGTCATTCACCCGGGGAAGGAGCCAGAGAGAACCAAGAGCCCAAGCCCTAAGGGCTATGGCGTCTTGGCGCACCGGAACCCGACATTGTCGTACCGGAACGTCAGCATGCCCTTGGACCGGAACGCGGATCGGACGAGCTGCGTGGCATCGTACCAAGACCCGCCGCGAATGACGAAAAAATCCTCCTCTCGACTCGCCGTCCACTCCCACACATTCCCCGCCATGTCGTAGCAGCCATCGGGACTGAGACCATTGACATATTTCGTGACGGGCGTTGTTCTCCCAATGTCCGCTTCCCAACTGTTACACTTTTCTTTGTCAAACTCATCTCCCCAAGGATAGACGCGACCGTCGGTTCCCCTCGCCGCCCTCTCCCATTCCTGCTCCGTTGGAAGACGCTTGCCGGCCCACTTGGCATACGCCTCGGCCTCGTAAAGGCTCACACCCACGACCGGATGGTCCGGCTGATTCCCTTCAGGAGCATTCCAGGACGCCGGTTCGTTGACTCTTTCCGTCTCCTTCCATTTCCAGCCGTTCTCCGACCAGCGGTCTTTGTTCTTATATTGGTCTTGAACTACCTTCGCGATAAACGTCCCGATCTCCGGTTCCGGGATCTTGCGCAGCACGAAGGTGACCTGCACGATCTTATCCATGAACTTCTCCGCTTCGCCCCTGCCCTGGTACGTTTCGCGGATGGCCGATTCGATCACCTCCTGTGCTGCGCCGATCACAAACACGCAGCCCGTCTTGTCCATGAACAGCTTGATGGTCTCGAGGACCTTGAGCACCCGGGGCTTGGGACAGCGGTCCAGGTCATCAATGAACACGACCAGGACGCCCTCGGTGTCATCAACTGCACGGTGATCGATAACACCCGTATACTCGGATTTGCTTACATATGCGGCCACAAGACGATCGAAGAACTCCTGGAACTCGGAGACAAACCCGAGCTTTTCCTTGTACTCCAGTGTGGCAAAGAACTCCGTTACGTCAACGGTCCCGGCTGTCAGCAATTGCGACAGCTTCCCGACGATCTTCTGACCTTGGAGGCCCGTCGCAAGCTTCTCGATTTCGGATTTTATTCGCCCAAACAGGCCGTCAGCCTCCATCGTCTTGAAGATTTCCTCGAGGAGCGCCGCCAGAATGGCGTCCTCCTCGGCGTATTTCCAGGCTTGGAACCAGACCGGCTTGCAGACGCGGAAGATGTCGTCTGACTCGTATCCGCACAACTTTTTGACGACCGCCTTCATGAGCGTAGTCTTGCCGGAACCCCACGGGCCGTAAATGCCGATGACGAGGGGCGTCCTGTTTTTCTTGTAGGCAATCAGGTCTGCGATCGTCTTCGCGTACCCGTCAAATTGAAATCCCGGCGCCTGCTCTTCAGGTTTATCGCTGATGATGAAGGTAGGTGTCTCAGGTATAGCACTCTCCGATCTCGCAATGGAGGGCAGAAGTAGGTTGATAAGACCTTGCTTTGAGGGATGCCACGCCTAACTTTCCCGCAAACTCTTCCCTAGAAAATCCCCCCGCACCTCACTCATCCCCCCTCCGAGGGGGGAGGAGTCCGCATGAGGTGCCTCTTTTCCGCTTCATGGGCCGTGGTGCGGTTGCGCCCGCATGAGGTGTTCCTGGATATTTCAAATGTGATTTACTCTAGCATTGCTGCATCGCTCTGTCGACCCGCGCACCAGTCAGCGGGCCCCGGGGGCAAGCAGCTTGACCCGCCCAGGGACACGCGCCGAGTGCCCAATCGCCACGGCAAAGAGCGCGGCCTTCCCTGCGGCATGGGGAGAGAAGAACTCGGTCACGTCGTCGTCGTAGAAGGTAGTACCCGTCGCGCCTAATCCCATGGCATATGCGCAGAGGTAGATTTTCCCGCCGACGATCCCCGCCTCGAGCTGGGCGGCGCCATAACCCCGATTGCCGTAGCGCTCAAGGATCCGGTCCAGGTCGGCGAGGAAAAAGATGATGACGCTCGCCTCAATGCCCAGCCCCTGTTCGAGACAGAGATAGCCCGCCTTGCGCCGAAAGGTACCCTCTTTCAAGAGTTCAAGCGCCTGCTCGGACGGCGAGTAGTAGAAGGCCCCTGTAGGGAGATTCTCGACGGAGTTGACGACGAGGTATGTGTCCAGTAACGTCGTTCCTGATCCTCCGAGAAAGTCCGCCGGGATCCCACGGCTCGACCGCTCAAGGATCGTAGAAAGCTGCCGGAATGAGATCGGTAGTTGAGCAAACTGGCGTGTCGAACCACGGCGGATAATGACCTCACCCAGGGTTCGATTGGGGAGGGCGTCTAGCTTAATGGTGTTCAGAGGAAAACATTTCCTGCTGATCGGCGGCGGGGGACTTGGAGCAAAGCCTGATCGCCAGACTCGAACCTCCTCCTCGCTCAGCAGCATGGAGGCTGCGCGTATCTGCGTGATCAGCGGATAGTCCACCTCTCGTTTTGAGAGCGGGACGGTTTCTGGCGCAATCGGCAGAACCTCCGACGGCTCCACAGCAGGCGAGTGTGCTCCAATCGGGACAAGACAGAGACTCCCCTCGCGTTCGCTATCCAGACCAAGGAGACGATCCACACGCGTATCAATGAACCCTGCGACAATACGAGATGCAAGCTGCGTGGAAGCAGCCGTAGCCAGCAGGTTGGCCAGGATCGTTCCCGCATCCCAGTAGAAGTGGCGGTAGGCCCTTGCCTGGTACTTCCAGGCGTTCCGCCAGAAGATAGCCGTCAGCACCAGGATAACAGGAGCATCCGAGATCAACTCTTCGTCGGCCGTCGCACGAGCGAGCTCCCCCCGGAGATCCCCCGCCCGCAACCGGCGGAGGGCGAAGTCGGCCGGGCAGAAGTGATAGACCCCGGCGGACAGTCCAGGCAAATCGCCGCAGACGGCATAGATTTCGATCTCGTACAGCCCACCGGTGCAGGAGGCCGCACGAAAGTACTGCGCCTCGCCACCAGGATAGACCTTCTTCTTGGTCAGACCACCGCAAAAGAACAGGACCTGCGCCAGCTCGGCCAGATTACGAATACTCGTTCCCATCGACGGAAAGGCTGCAACGGCCTCGAGCGCCGCCATGGTCGGCGGTGTTGCATCGCACGGAAGGGGGACAACCGGCAGCCCCTGATATACCTTGTGCGGATGCGGTTTGTTGGCCCAGTCGAGGAAATGGCCTCCTAACCGGACACTCCAGTAAGAGTGTTTGGTGGCCGCATGGTAGTTGTGGGCCTCTGCAACGTCGCGGTTGTTCACCGGACCGCCAACTCTCACGTCCCCGTTTGCCTGACGCATATCGTGACACCGCCTTAGAGGGCCTGATCGTGTAAAGGGGCGGTTCGTGAACCGCCCCTTTACACGTGAACCCCCTAACACCGTCCGTAGATTTCGAGACGAATGCCGTCCGGACCGGTGAAGTAGTAGGACTTGGCCCGGCCATCCTCATCAGTCCGCTCGCCTGTAATCTCCACGCCGCGCTTGTCAAGTTCCTTGCGCGCGGCCTCGACATCATCTACCGCAAAGGCCAGATGTCCCTGCAGGGGCGGTTCGCGAACCCCCCCTGCAGGATCCTCCTCAAGAGCCACAAACGACACCTCCGCATTGCCAAGAAAGGTGTGTTTGTGGCCACGGTCGGGGCGGCCGTCGTATCGAAGCTTCAGGCCCAGCTTCTCTGTATAGAACGCGATCGCCTCATCCATGTCAGAAACAACCAGATCCACATGATCCCCACACCCTTCAACATCGCATCCCCCTCCTGAATCACTCGCGTGCCCTCACAAGGGGCACACGATGCGTCCCATCTTCTCTCTTAATTTGAAATTCTCAGTGTAGTCAACCGGGACATCCACAATGGACAGGCCTTGCCATTGACCGGCCTCCTCGAGGATGGGGCGAAGGGCTGCGGCCTCCTCTACTCGATAGCCCCTCGCCCCGAACGACTCGGCGAACTTCACAAAGTCCGGGTTCCCGAAAGAGACGCCCGATTCCCGACCAAATCGGGTCAGTTGATTCCAGCGAACGACGCCGAAGCTGTCATCCCGAAGGATGACGATAACCAAGCGAAGACCCAATCGGACAGCCGTCTCCAACTCCTGGCAGTTCATCAGGAAGCCGCCGTCGCCGCTCACCGCAAGAACGCGCCGCTCGGGAAACACCAGCTTGGCTGCGATGGCGGCCGGGAGGGCGAAGCCCATCGCGGCGTAGCCATTTGAGATCAGGACGGTGTTGGGGGCATACGCAGGGAAGAGGCGGGCCACCCAGAGCTTGTGGGCACCGACGTCTGAGATCAGGATGTCGTCCCGTCCGAGCACCGCGCGGATGTCGCGAAGGATCCGCTGGGGCTTGAGGGGGAAGCCGTCGTGATCGGCATCCGCCTCTAGCTCAGTCGAGATCCACCGTCGAAGGGACTTGGCAGCGGCAGGGTCTTTGCAGCCATGCACCTCGTCCGCCAGGAGCTCGAGGGTCTCCCGGATGTCTGCGACAACCTCCACCACAGGCTGATAATGACTGTCCACCTCCGCCGGCGTGAAGTCGATGTGGATCACGCGGCAGGTCCCGTCCGGATTCCAGAAGTTCGGAGCGTACTCGACCGGGTCGTAGCCCACGGCGATGATGAGATCAGCCCGCTCTATCCCGCACGCCACGTAGTCGCGGACGTGCAGGCCGATGGTCATGAGGAAGAGGTCATAGTCAGCCGCGACACACCCCTTGGCCATAAAGGTATTGACCACGGGGATTCCGACTCGCTCGGAGAGCTTCCGGAGAGCGTGATCCGCTCTGCCGCGGATGACCCCGTTGCCGGCGAGGATGAGGGGAAAGGAGGCTTCCTCGATCAACTTGGCTGCCGCATGGAGAGAAGGGCGGTCGGGTGAGGGTCGCCGCGGCCGCGCTGTCGAGAGTGCGGTCCCCGTCACCGTCTCCCCCGCGACGTCCTCAGGCAGCTCCAGGTGGCAGGCTCCGGGCTTCTCGGCTTGCGCGATCTTGAACGCTTTTCGCACCACCTCAGGGATGACCGCTCCGACCTCCACCCGCGTATTCCACTTGGTGATCGACCGGAAATTCTCCACAATATCGATGTATTGATGCGACTCCTTGTGGATCCTGTCCCGGCCGGCCTGACCGGTAATGGCCACCAAGGGGGCGTGATCAAGGTTGGCGTCGGCGATCCCGGTCACCAGGTTGGTGGCGCCAGGCCCCAGGGTGGCCAGACAGACGCCAGCCGTTCCAGTCA
Coding sequences within:
- a CDS encoding LuxR C-terminal-related transcriptional regulator; amino-acid sequence: MTSSLTEIFANTADGALGVDQDHMITLWNGAAERLVGYTAAEVIGRPCSDVWSVKNRAGCRLCGSDCSPITSARNEEPVEGREIMIHTKVGRPLWLHVSTIVVPGGAPSLFTMVHIFHDVTRQVETEILLGKVQSLLGSEGDLPDGSRMSAPESASPLKVLTPREQQVLRFIAHGESAKEIAKQLHISTTTARNHTQKILAKLGLHTKLEAVAVAFRYKHF
- a CDS encoding BON domain-containing protein, whose amino-acid sequence is MHLPSRTSIVFIAVLTTAVFPLLQACAPTATRESTGEYLDDTAVTAKIKAKLLGDPTISGFAISVETFRGRVILAGFVNSQAQVDRAIALSREVSGVREVQSALVIKSR
- the pdxA gene encoding 4-hydroxythreonine-4-phosphate dehydrogenase PdxA; this encodes MPRYTTFRPFLGLTIGDPAGIGPEIVAKAVTQEEVRAACRLLIIGEAEIMRRAIRLCRLDLLVRSIASPAEVTADPGCLEVLDLKNVDTANCPPGVLAPHCGRAAVEYLNKAIDLAIARELDGVVTGPLNKEAMALAGFKYDGQTELFAERTDTKEYAMLLVVGRMRVLHVSTHTSLRTVCDKVKQARVLTVIRLASQVLCDLGSRKKRIGVAGLNPHAGESGRFGREEIEEIMPAVEAAKSEGIRVSGPFPPDTLFHRLKLGEFDAVVAMYHDQGHVPLKLIGFHRGVNVTVGLPIIRTSVDHGTAFDIAGTGTANPRSLVEAILLATKFAHRRHKTARTLDV
- a CDS encoding periplasmic heavy metal sensor; the encoded protein is MRAIVTAVLVLMGVLGSAIPQMWNQVALAEEGAGGPGMMGYRMTPEMMRGIYEMMWGMGIGPSFYRRGGHEGPLISQMLMWQDQLGLTADQERTLRELRANFEKESIKRTAEIDVAELELNGLLEQDKVDVVKVEALAKKSAMLQAELRVGRIRTIEAGRAVLTREQVEKLERLGHEAMMGGMGMRKSDPGRPPRHPGVR
- a CDS encoding ribonuclease Z (member of metallo-beta-lactamase family; the purified enzyme from Escherichia coli forms dimeric zinc phosphodiesterase; in Bacillus subtilis this protein is a 3'-tRNA processing endoribonuclease and is essential while in Escherichia coli it is not; associates with two zinc ions) produces the protein MTNLFQSRLLNGVFGDPGLYVRLRWERRALLLDLGDLTTQPSAELLKVTDIFVSHTHIDHFIGFDHLLRIVLGRDHTIRLFGPPGLISNVEGKLSGYIWNLVEGYTLAFDVYEISSDKITAARFPCGARFERIDLPPSLPFTGVLVDDPLFRVEAVHLDHKIPCLAFALVEAQRINIDPERLKRLGLLTGPWLTEFKRLVRTDTPDDTVIRTPCGDETGEAFRELPFGDLRDKIVTITNGQRLVYVTDTGYSDENRQKIVALAHDADVLFCEAMYLEQDRDCATERHHLTARQAGLLAREANVKELVVFHFSQRYQECPEALYHEAAEAFGGPVRSR
- a CDS encoding AbrB/MazE/SpoVT family DNA-binding domain-containing protein, whose product is MKLSSKNQIILPKEAREAMRVKGGDEIVVVVKGGITLLLPKPKSYTNALTGKGRGLYPSDYLTKERCAW
- a CDS encoding formylglycine-generating enzyme family protein; the encoded protein is MDKIVQVTFVLRKIPEPEIGTFIAKVVQDQYKNKDRWSENGWKWKETERVNEPASWNAPEGNQPDHPVVGVSLYEAEAYAKWAGKRLPTEQEWERAARGTDGRVYPWGDEFDKEKCNSWEADIGRTTPVTKYVNGLSPDGCYDMAGNVWEWTASREEDFFVIRGGSWYDATQLVRSAFRSKGMLTFRYDNVGFRCAKTP
- a CDS encoding SagB/ThcOx family dehydrogenase, with the translated sequence MRQANGDVRVGGPVNNRDVAEAHNYHAATKHSYWSVRLGGHFLDWANKPHPHKVYQGLPVVPLPCDATPPTMAALEAVAAFPSMGTSIRNLAELAQVLFFCGGLTKKKVYPGGEAQYFRAASCTGGLYEIEIYAVCGDLPGLSAGVYHFCPADFALRRLRAGDLRGELARATADEELISDAPVILVLTAIFWRNAWKYQARAYRHFYWDAGTILANLLATAASTQLASRIVAGFIDTRVDRLLGLDSEREGSLCLVPIGAHSPAVEPSEVLPIAPETVPLSKREVDYPLITQIRAASMLLSEEEVRVWRSGFAPSPPPPISRKCFPLNTIKLDALPNRTLGEVIIRRGSTRQFAQLPISFRQLSTILERSSRGIPADFLGGSGTTLLDTYLVVNSVENLPTGAFYYSPSEQALELLKEGTFRRKAGYLCLEQGLGIEASVIIFFLADLDRILERYGNRGYGAAQLEAGIVGGKIYLCAYAMGLGATGTTFYDDDVTEFFSPHAAGKAALFAVAIGHSARVPGRVKLLAPGAR
- a CDS encoding VOC family protein — translated: MDEAIAFYTEKLGLKLRYDGRPDRGHKHTFLGNAEVSFVALEEDPAGGVREPPLQGHLAFAVDDVEAARKELDKRGVEITGERTDEDGRAKSYYFTGPDGIRLEIYGRC
- a CDS encoding acetolactate synthase large subunit; translation: MKAAELLIRCLEHEGVRYVFGVPGEETLDLMDALLDSSITFIPTRHEQGAAFMADSYGRLTGTAGVCLATLGPGATNLVTGIADANLDHAPLVAITGQAGRDRIHKESHQYIDIVENFRSITKWNTRVEVGAVIPEVVRKAFKIAQAEKPGACHLELPEDVAGETVTGTALSTARPRRPSPDRPSLHAAAKLIEEASFPLILAGNGVIRGRADHALRKLSERVGIPVVNTFMAKGCVAADYDLFLMTIGLHVRDYVACGIERADLIIAVGYDPVEYAPNFWNPDGTCRVIHIDFTPAEVDSHYQPVVEVVADIRETLELLADEVHGCKDPAAAKSLRRWISTELEADADHDGFPLKPQRILRDIRAVLGRDDILISDVGAHKLWVARLFPAYAPNTVLISNGYAAMGFALPAAIAAKLVFPERRVLAVSGDGGFLMNCQELETAVRLGLRLVIVILRDDSFGVVRWNQLTRFGRESGVSFGNPDFVKFAESFGARGYRVEEAAALRPILEEAGQWQGLSIVDVPVDYTENFKLREKMGRIVCPL